The Streptococcaceae bacterium ESL0687 genome has a segment encoding these proteins:
- the rpsK gene encoding 30S ribosomal protein S11 gives MAKPTRKRRVKKNIESGIAHIHATFNNTIVMITDVHGNALAWSSAGALGFKGSKKSTPFAAQMASEAAAKSAQEHGLKTVAVTVKGPGSGRESAIRALQAAGLQVTAISDVTPVPHNGARPPKRRRV, from the coding sequence TTGGCTAAACCAACACGTAAACGTCGTGTGAAAAAGAATATTGAATCTGGGATTGCTCACATTCACGCTACTTTTAACAACACAATCGTTATGATTACAGATGTTCATGGTAATGCTCTTGCTTGGTCATCAGCTGGTGCTCTTGGATTCAAAGGATCTAAAAAATCAACACCTTTTGCTGCTCAAATGGCAAGTGAAGCTGCTGCGAAATCTGCTCAAGAACATGGTTTGAAAACTGTTGCTGTTACTGTAAAAGGACCTGGATCAGGACGCGAATCTGCTATCCGTGCTTTACAAGCTGCTGGCCTACAAGTTACTGCTATCAGTGATGTGACTCCAGTACCTCATAATGGTGCACGTCCTCCAAAACGTCGTCGTGTATAA
- the ilvB gene encoding biosynthetic-type acetolactate synthase large subunit gives MDKIKLKEKQSGSRLLLDSLKELGVDTIFGYPGGAVLPFYDALYDFEGIRHILSRHEQGAIHEAEGYAKSSDKAGVVIVTSGPGATNVITGLADAYMDSVPLLVFTGQVGTPGIGKDAFQEVDLIDITIPVTKYNYQVRDTEDIPRIVKEAYHLATTGRKGPVVVDLPKDISAKIVDEIKNPALKLPNYEPTAYPDLAELKKIIYSLSQAKKPVVLVGGGVNYAEAKDEFIDFIEKHNLPVVTTLLGQGIMDVSHPLFLGMGGMHGSYAANTALMETDFLINIGSRFDDRVVSNPKDFAPQAKIAHIDIDNVEIDKIVKTDIKVISDAKLALIELLKFDASDVVVHKDWLEETKNNKFRAPYSYNLSDNFISPQELVKIIGEYTQGEAIVVTDVGQHQMWAAQHYPYKNSKQLITSGGLGTMGFGIPAAIGAKLANPDKEVILFVGDGGFQMTNQELALLNQYGIDIKIVLINNTSLGMVRQWQTSFHNNHLSQSVLGFSDPNFQILAEAYGIEHYRLENPKNLREDLKIINKKLPLLLEVMINPEEKVFPMVPAGQANNKMIGVVFND, from the coding sequence ATGGATAAGATAAAATTGAAAGAAAAGCAGTCTGGTTCCAGACTACTTTTAGATAGTTTGAAGGAGCTTGGGGTGGACACCATTTTTGGATATCCAGGTGGTGCCGTCTTACCTTTTTACGATGCCCTTTATGACTTTGAAGGCATCAGGCATATTTTATCGCGCCATGAGCAAGGTGCAATCCATGAAGCTGAAGGCTATGCTAAGTCATCTGATAAGGCAGGCGTTGTAATCGTTACCAGTGGGCCAGGTGCCACAAATGTAATTACAGGTCTTGCAGATGCCTATATGGATTCAGTTCCTCTTTTGGTCTTTACTGGTCAAGTCGGAACACCAGGAATTGGTAAGGATGCCTTTCAGGAGGTTGATCTAATTGATATCACCATTCCTGTTACCAAGTATAATTATCAGGTTAGAGATACTGAAGATATTCCAAGGATTGTAAAAGAGGCCTATCATTTGGCAACGACCGGACGTAAAGGACCTGTTGTTGTTGACCTACCAAAAGATATATCTGCAAAAATAGTGGATGAGATAAAAAATCCAGCCCTTAAGCTACCTAACTATGAACCGACGGCATACCCGGATCTTGCTGAACTTAAGAAAATTATTTACAGTCTCAGCCAGGCTAAAAAACCAGTGGTCCTTGTTGGTGGTGGGGTAAACTATGCTGAGGCTAAGGATGAATTTATTGATTTTATTGAAAAACATAATTTGCCAGTAGTTACTACACTGTTGGGTCAAGGGATTATGGATGTTAGTCATCCTTTGTTTCTTGGAATGGGTGGCATGCACGGAAGTTATGCAGCAAATACTGCCCTAATGGAAACTGATTTTTTGATAAATATAGGAAGTCGTTTTGATGACCGAGTTGTAAGTAATCCAAAGGATTTTGCCCCTCAGGCTAAGATTGCCCATATTGACATTGATAATGTTGAAATTGATAAGATTGTAAAGACAGATATTAAGGTTATAAGTGATGCTAAACTTGCCCTAATTGAACTTCTTAAGTTTGATGCTAGTGATGTTGTTGTCCATAAGGACTGGTTGGAGGAGACGAAAAACAATAAATTCCGGGCCCCATATTCTTATAATCTAAGTGATAATTTTATTAGTCCCCAGGAACTTGTAAAAATTATCGGAGAGTATACTCAAGGTGAGGCAATTGTTGTAACTGACGTTGGGCAGCATCAGATGTGGGCAGCCCAGCACTATCCTTATAAAAATAGCAAGCAGTTGATAACTAGTGGGGGACTAGGTACCATGGGATTTGGAATTCCAGCGGCTATCGGTGCCAAATTAGCCAATCCAGATAAGGAGGTTATTCTATTTGTTGGTGATGGTGGTTTCCAGATGACCAACCAAGAGCTTGCCCTTTTAAATCAGTACGGGATTGATATTAAAATTGTTTTGATTAATAATACTTCTTTGGGTATGGTTCGCCAGTGGCAGACAAGTTTTCATAATAACCATCTAAGTCAAAGTGTCCTTGGATTTTCAGATCCTAATTTCCAGATTTTAGCTGAGGCTTACGGGATTGAGCATTACAGACTAGAAAATCCTAAAAATTTAAGGGAGGACCTAAAAATCATTAATAAAAAACTTCCTCTCCTACTTGAGGTTATGATAAATCCTGAGGAAAAAGTTTTTCCAATGGTACCTGCTGGACAGGCAAATAATAAGATGATTGGGGTGGTATTTAATGATTAA
- a CDS encoding ACT domain-containing protein — protein MRGILTVIGKDKVGIVAAVSNELVNLDINIIDISQTIMDDYFTMIMATALPAGSDFEKIRAIFDKLGDELGVKITIQNAEIFDTMHKL, from the coding sequence ATGCGCGGAATTTTAACGGTAATTGGTAAGGATAAGGTTGGTATTGTTGCAGCGGTAAGTAATGAGCTGGTTAATTTAGATATTAATATTATAGATATCAGCCAGACTATTATGGATGATTATTTTACAATGATTATGGCGACTGCCCTACCTGCAGGGTCAGACTTTGAAAAAATTAGGGCAATTTTTGACAAACTTGGGGATGAGTTAGGGGTTAAAATCACCATCCAAAATGCCGAAATCTTTGATACCATGCATAAATTATAG
- the rpmJ gene encoding 50S ribosomal protein L36 codes for MKVRPSVKPICEYCKVIRRNGRVMVICSVNPKHKQRQG; via the coding sequence ATGAAAGTAAGACCATCAGTAAAACCAATTTGCGAATACTGTAAAGTTATCCGTCGTAATGGTCGTGTTATGGTGATTTGCTCAGTAAATCCTAAACACAAACAACGTCAAGGTTAG
- the rplQ gene encoding 50S ribosomal protein L17, with translation MGYRKLGRKSAQRKAMLRDLTTDLLMNEYIVTTEARAKEVRKSVEKMITLGKRGDLHARRQAAAFVRNEVSLKDFNEETESFPTALQKLFNDVAPRYEGRNGGYTRILKTEPRRGDGAPMAIIELV, from the coding sequence ATGGGTTACCGTAAACTTGGACGCAAAAGTGCACAACGTAAAGCAATGCTTCGTGATCTAACTACAGATCTTCTTATGAATGAATACATTGTAACTACTGAAGCACGCGCTAAAGAAGTTCGTAAATCAGTTGAAAAAATGATCACTCTTGGTAAACGTGGAGATTTACACGCACGTCGTCAAGCAGCTGCATTCGTTCGTAACGAAGTTTCATTAAAAGACTTCAACGAAGAAACAGAATCATTCCCAACTGCTCTACAAAAACTATTTAATGATGTCGCACCTCGCTACGAAGGACGTAACGGAGGATACACTCGTATTCTTAAAACTGAACCTCGTCGTGGAGATGGCGCACCAATGGCTATCATCGAATTAGTTTAA
- the brnQ gene encoding branched-chain amino acid transport system II carrier protein, protein MEKKLSRSDYLYIGSMLFGLFFGAGNLIFPVHMGQEAGSNILLANFGFLVTGIGLPFLGVIAIGISRSTGLFELASRINRTYAYIFTVLLYLVIGPFFAVPRLASTSYQIGLAPFISDKDQSLALAIFSVAFFAVAWFLSRKPGKLLDYIGKYLNPIFLALLAVILVMAFINPMGPVSGVSAQESYATSPFMKGFTEGYQTLDALASLAFSIIIINAIKGKGVEKPSAIATSAIKSGAISIVLMGVIYTLLSLMGTMSLGTFPMSENGGIALAEITQHYLGSYGAVLLALIIVFACLKTGIGLITAFSETFTELFPSRSYGFYAALVSIFPCIFANVGLTNIISYAVPVLYFIYPLAITLIILTLANNLFKGDSRVYQMTTYFTLIASVIDALNTSPDFIKNSKFATVIIEFGQKLPFFDLGMTWVLPALVGFIVGIILMKVSPKKN, encoded by the coding sequence ATGGAGAAAAAATTAAGTAGGAGTGATTATCTCTATATAGGCTCAATGCTTTTTGGTTTGTTTTTTGGAGCAGGAAATTTAATTTTCCCGGTTCACATGGGACAAGAGGCTGGGTCTAACATATTATTAGCCAATTTCGGGTTTTTAGTTACAGGAATTGGTCTACCATTTCTAGGTGTTATTGCTATTGGGATTAGTAGAAGTACTGGACTTTTTGAACTTGCTAGTCGTATCAATAGAACTTATGCATACATATTTACGGTTTTACTATATTTAGTCATTGGTCCATTCTTTGCTGTTCCAAGGCTTGCATCAACCTCTTATCAAATTGGTCTTGCACCCTTTATTAGTGATAAAGATCAAAGCCTAGCTCTTGCAATCTTTAGTGTTGCTTTCTTTGCAGTAGCCTGGTTCTTATCAAGAAAACCCGGTAAGCTTTTGGATTACATTGGTAAGTATTTGAATCCAATTTTCCTAGCCCTACTTGCTGTTATTCTTGTTATGGCCTTTATTAACCCAATGGGGCCAGTTTCAGGAGTTAGCGCCCAAGAAAGCTATGCAACAAGTCCTTTTATGAAAGGATTTACGGAAGGATACCAAACCCTTGATGCCTTAGCATCTTTAGCTTTTAGCATTATTATTATTAATGCCATAAAAGGTAAGGGAGTTGAAAAACCATCTGCAATTGCTACATCAGCTATTAAATCAGGGGCGATCAGTATTGTACTAATGGGTGTGATCTACACTTTACTTTCACTTATGGGTACAATGAGTCTAGGAACATTTCCAATGTCTGAAAATGGTGGTATCGCCCTAGCAGAGATTACTCAGCATTATCTAGGTAGTTACGGTGCTGTTCTGCTGGCTTTAATTATTGTCTTTGCCTGCTTGAAAACAGGAATTGGTCTGATCACTGCCTTTTCAGAAACCTTTACTGAACTTTTCCCAAGTAGATCTTATGGATTTTATGCAGCTCTTGTAAGTATTTTTCCATGTATCTTTGCCAATGTAGGTCTGACAAATATTATCAGCTATGCGGTACCGGTTCTTTACTTTATTTATCCACTTGCTATTACTTTAATTATTTTAACTCTTGCAAACAATTTATTTAAAGGTGATTCAAGAGTTTATCAGATGACAACGTACTTTACTTTGATTGCATCAGTTATTGATGCCTTAAATACTAGTCCTGATTTTATTAAAAATAGTAAATTTGCAACTGTGATAATTGAATTTGGTCAAAAACTTCCCTTCTTTGATTTGGGGATGACTTGGGTTTTACCAGCTCTTGTAGGTTTTATTGTGGGAATTATCCTAATGAAAGTTTCACCTAAAAAGAACTAA
- a CDS encoding DNA-directed RNA polymerase subunit alpha: MIEFEKPKITKFDEEKTYGKFVVEPLERGYGTTLGNSLRRILLSSLPGAAVTGIQIDGVLHEFATIPGVREDVTQIILNIKGLAIKSYVDGEKQIELDITGPAVVTAGDILTDSDIEITNKDHYLLTIADGHSLKAKMTVNTGRGYVAAEDNKVEDAPIGMLAVDSIYTPVNKVNYQVEPARVGGQDGFDKLTLEIVTDGTIDPEEALSLSAKILTDHLSLFVNLSEVAQSADIMVEKDEVSPEKTLDKPIEELDLSVRSYNCLKRAGINTVQDLTDKTEAEMMKVRNLGRKSMEEVKFKIADLGLKFKNEK, translated from the coding sequence ATGATTGAGTTTGAAAAACCAAAAATTACAAAATTTGATGAAGAAAAAACTTACGGCAAGTTTGTCGTAGAACCACTTGAACGTGGATATGGTACAACTCTTGGTAATTCATTACGTCGTATCTTATTATCATCTCTTCCTGGTGCTGCTGTGACTGGTATTCAAATCGATGGAGTTCTCCATGAATTTGCTACTATCCCAGGTGTTCGTGAAGACGTGACTCAGATCATTTTGAATATCAAAGGGCTTGCTATCAAGTCTTATGTTGATGGTGAAAAACAAATTGAATTAGATATTACAGGTCCTGCTGTTGTTACTGCTGGTGACATCTTAACAGACAGTGATATCGAAATTACAAACAAAGATCATTACCTACTTACAATTGCTGACGGACACAGTCTTAAAGCTAAAATGACAGTAAACACTGGTCGTGGTTATGTTGCCGCTGAAGATAATAAAGTGGAAGACGCACCAATTGGTATGCTCGCTGTTGACTCAATTTACACTCCAGTAAACAAGGTTAACTACCAAGTAGAACCAGCTCGAGTTGGGGGTCAAGACGGCTTTGATAAGCTTACACTTGAAATCGTAACAGATGGTACAATTGATCCAGAAGAGGCTCTAAGTCTTTCTGCAAAAATTTTAACCGATCATTTGAGTCTTTTTGTAAACCTATCAGAAGTTGCACAAAGTGCTGACATCATGGTTGAAAAAGATGAAGTTTCTCCTGAGAAGACTTTGGACAAACCTATCGAAGAACTTGACCTATCAGTTCGTTCTTACAACTGTTTAAAACGTGCAGGAATTAATACTGTACAAGATTTAACAGATAAGACTGAAGCTGAAATGATGAAAGTTCGTAACCTAGGACGTAAGTCAATGGAAGAAGTTAAATTCAAAATTGCTGATCTTGGTTTAAAATTTAAAAACGAAAAATAA
- the rpsM gene encoding 30S ribosomal protein S13 has protein sequence MARIAGVDIPNDKQVVISLTYVYGIGLQTSKKILAAAGVAEDIRVKDLTTDQEDAIRREVDGLKVEGDLRREVNLNIKRLMEIGSYRGIRHRRGLPVRGQNTKNNARTRKGPAKSIAGKKK, from the coding sequence ATGGCTCGTATCGCTGGAGTTGATATTCCAAACGACAAACAAGTAGTGATCTCACTTACTTACGTTTACGGAATCGGTCTACAAACATCTAAGAAGATTCTTGCAGCTGCTGGTGTAGCAGAAGATATTCGTGTTAAAGACCTTACAACTGATCAAGAAGATGCAATTCGTCGTGAAGTAGATGGACTTAAAGTCGAAGGTGACCTTCGTCGTGAAGTAAATCTTAACATCAAACGTTTGATGGAAATCGGTAGCTACCGTGGAATCCGTCACCGTCGTGGATTGCCTGTTCGTGGACAAAACACTAAGAACAACGCTCGTACGCGTAAAGGACCTGCGAAATCAATCGCTGGTAAGAAAAAATAA
- the ilvD gene encoding dihydroxy-acid dehydratase, protein MRSDTIKKGIEQAPARSLLYATGQVKSARDMSKPFIAICNSYIDIVPGHVHLRELADIAKEAIREAGGIPFEFNTIGVDDGIAMGHIGMRYSLPSRELIADSAETVINAHWFDGVFFIPNCDKITPGMLMASMRTNVPSIFCSGGPMKAGVDMRGHQATLSSIFEAVGSYKEGTMTSEEVNFMEENACPTCGSCAGMFTANSMNSLMEILGMALPGNGTALAVGEERRQLIREAAFKLMDLVKKDIRPRDIVTKDAIDDAFALDMAMGGSTNTVLHTLAIANEAGINYDLTRVNDIAKRVPYLSKIAPSSLYSMHDVHEAGGVSAIVKELVDIDVIHPDRITVTGDTIRNNVADAKILNEEVIHPVDKAYSKTGGLSILYGNIAPKGAVIKVGGVDPSIKKFVGKAICFSSHDEAVEAIDKKIVDKGHVVVIRYEGPKGGPGMPEMLAPTSSIVGRGLGKDVALITDGRFSGATRGIAIGHISPEAASGGPIALIKDGDEIVIDLTERTLNVSLSDEELEARKKEVKPFVPKVESGWLARYAALTTSANTGGILLSPSELQKLLLEELNQ, encoded by the coding sequence ATGCGTAGTGATACTATAAAAAAAGGAATTGAACAGGCTCCGGCAAGATCCCTTCTTTATGCAACAGGACAGGTTAAATCAGCCAGGGATATGAGTAAACCCTTTATTGCAATTTGTAATTCTTATATTGACATTGTTCCAGGGCATGTCCATTTAAGGGAGCTTGCTGATATTGCAAAAGAAGCTATTAGAGAAGCTGGTGGAATTCCTTTTGAATTTAATACAATTGGAGTTGATGATGGTATCGCTATGGGGCATATTGGTATGCGCTACAGCCTTCCTAGTAGAGAGTTGATTGCAGACAGTGCAGAGACTGTAATCAATGCCCATTGGTTTGATGGTGTTTTTTTCATCCCTAACTGTGACAAGATTACACCAGGTATGCTTATGGCCTCAATGAGGACTAATGTTCCAAGTATTTTTTGTTCTGGTGGACCCATGAAGGCAGGAGTGGATATGAGAGGTCACCAGGCTACTCTATCATCTATCTTCGAAGCTGTTGGTAGCTATAAGGAAGGTACCATGACCTCTGAAGAGGTTAATTTCATGGAAGAAAATGCCTGTCCTACTTGTGGATCTTGTGCAGGAATGTTTACGGCTAACTCGATGAATTCACTGATGGAAATTCTAGGAATGGCCCTTCCAGGAAATGGAACAGCTCTTGCTGTCGGTGAAGAAAGAAGACAATTAATCAGAGAGGCTGCCTTTAAACTAATGGATCTGGTTAAAAAGGATATTCGCCCAAGGGATATTGTAACTAAAGATGCTATTGATGATGCCTTTGCCCTTGATATGGCCATGGGTGGATCAACCAATACTGTTCTTCATACCCTTGCCATTGCAAATGAGGCAGGAATTAATTACGACCTAACTAGGGTAAATGATATAGCAAAAAGGGTTCCTTATCTTTCAAAAATTGCTCCAAGTTCCCTTTATTCTATGCATGATGTCCATGAAGCAGGTGGTGTTTCAGCAATTGTCAAGGAACTAGTTGACATTGATGTTATCCATCCAGATAGGATTACAGTTACTGGAGATACCATTAGAAATAATGTGGCAGATGCAAAAATTTTAAATGAAGAGGTAATCCATCCTGTTGACAAGGCTTACTCTAAAACAGGGGGACTTTCAATTCTTTACGGAAATATTGCTCCTAAGGGTGCAGTTATCAAGGTTGGTGGAGTTGACCCAAGTATTAAAAAATTTGTTGGTAAGGCCATTTGCTTTAGTTCGCATGATGAAGCTGTAGAAGCCATTGATAAAAAGATTGTAGACAAGGGTCATGTTGTTGTAATTCGCTACGAAGGACCAAAGGGTGGGCCTGGAATGCCTGAAATGCTTGCTCCGACAAGTTCAATTGTTGGTCGTGGCCTTGGTAAGGATGTTGCCCTAATTACAGATGGACGTTTTTCAGGGGCTACAAGGGGAATTGCTATTGGGCATATTAGCCCAGAGGCAGCAAGTGGTGGACCTATTGCCCTTATTAAAGACGGGGATGAGATTGTAATTGATCTTACCGAGCGTACTTTAAATGTTAGTCTGTCAGACGAAGAACTTGAGGCACGTAAGAAGGAAGTTAAACCTTTTGTTCCGAAGGTTGAAAGTGGTTGGCTAGCAAGATATGCAGCCCTAACAACAAGCGCCAACACTGGAGGTATTCTTCTAAGCCCAAGTGAACTACAAAAATTACTACTTGAAGAATTGAATCAATAA
- the ilvC gene encoding ketol-acid reductoisomerase, giving the protein MPVTMYYENDVKDQVLGGKRIAVIGYGSQGHAHAQNLRDSGQDVIIGVRPGKSFDKAKEDGFEVFPVAEAVAQADVVMILAPDEIQGDLYKNEIEPNLKEGVALGFGHGFNIHFGIIEPPASADVFMLAPKGPGHLVRRTYDEGFGVPALFAVYQDASGKARDIAMDWGVGVGAARVGMLETSFKEETEEDLFGEQAVLCGGVTALIEAGFEILTESGYAPELAYFEVLHEMKLIVDLLYEGGFKKMRQSISNTAEFGDYTAGPRIITDQVKENMRQVLKDIQTGAFAQEFMDDYKAGNPKMKAYRERAQNLEIEKVGSELRQAMPFTQSGDDAAFKIYE; this is encoded by the coding sequence ATGCCAGTAACAATGTATTATGAAAACGATGTAAAAGATCAGGTTCTTGGGGGCAAGAGAATTGCGGTCATTGGATATGGAAGCCAGGGGCATGCTCATGCTCAAAACCTACGCGACAGCGGACAGGATGTAATTATCGGGGTTAGACCTGGTAAATCTTTTGATAAAGCTAAGGAAGATGGATTTGAAGTATTTCCAGTAGCAGAAGCAGTAGCTCAAGCTGATGTTGTAATGATCCTTGCTCCAGATGAGATTCAAGGTGATCTTTACAAAAACGAAATTGAGCCTAACTTAAAAGAAGGCGTAGCTCTAGGATTTGGTCACGGATTTAACATTCATTTTGGAATTATTGAACCACCTGCAAGTGCTGACGTCTTCATGCTTGCACCTAAGGGTCCAGGACATCTAGTTCGTAGAACTTATGATGAAGGATTTGGAGTACCAGCTCTTTTCGCTGTCTATCAAGATGCCAGTGGAAAGGCGCGTGATATTGCTATGGATTGGGGTGTTGGTGTTGGAGCTGCCCGAGTGGGGATGCTTGAAACTAGCTTTAAGGAAGAAACAGAAGAAGACCTCTTTGGTGAACAAGCTGTCTTGTGTGGGGGAGTTACTGCCCTAATTGAGGCAGGATTTGAAATCCTAACAGAATCAGGATATGCTCCAGAACTTGCTTACTTTGAAGTTCTCCATGAAATGAAACTTATTGTGGATCTTCTTTATGAGGGTGGCTTCAAGAAAATGCGTCAATCAATTTCTAATACAGCTGAATTTGGTGACTATACAGCAGGACCAAGAATCATTACAGATCAAGTTAAAGAAAACATGCGCCAAGTCCTAAAAGATATTCAAACAGGTGCCTTCGCCCAAGAATTTATGGATGATTACAAGGCAGGAAATCCTAAAATGAAAGCTTACAGGGAACGTGCACAAAATCTTGAAATTGAAAAAGTTGGTAGTGAACTTCGTCAAGCAATGCCGTTTACTCAATCAGGCGATGATGCAGCCTTTAAAATCTACGAATAA
- a CDS encoding PFL family protein: MEANQILETIRMVDEENLDIRTITMGISLLDCMDPDVDAACEKIYQKITTKAKNLVKVGEDIELEYGIPIINKRISVTPIAIVASASKASSEECIKFAKTLDRAAKEVGVNFIGGYSALVEKGYQGSDLELIKSIPQALAQTDYVCSSVNIGSTKAGINMDAVKLMGQTVKETAEASDMGCAKLVVFANAVEDNPFMAGAFHGVGEADCEINVGVSGPGVVKKALEKVKGQSFDVVAETVKKTAFKITRMGQMVGRIASERLGVPFGIVDLSLAPTPAVGDSVALILEEMGLESVGTHGTTAALALLNDAVKKGGVMACNHVGGLSGAFIPVSEDAGMIKAVETGHLNLEKLEAMTAICSVGLDMIAIPGDTRAETIAAMIADEAAIGVINHKTTAVRIIPAKDTVVGDMVEFGGLLGTAPVMKVNSAQSIDFIDRGGRIPAPIHSFKN, encoded by the coding sequence ATGGAAGCAAATCAAATATTAGAAACAATAAGAATGGTTGATGAAGAGAACCTAGACATTCGAACTATCACCATGGGAATTTCCCTACTAGACTGTATGGATCCAGACGTTGATGCTGCCTGTGAAAAAATTTATCAGAAGATAACAACCAAGGCTAAAAATTTAGTTAAGGTTGGTGAAGATATCGAGCTTGAATATGGTATTCCCATTATTAATAAAAGGATTTCGGTAACTCCAATTGCAATTGTTGCTTCAGCTTCTAAGGCAAGTAGCGAAGAGTGTATAAAATTTGCCAAAACTTTAGACCGTGCTGCTAAAGAGGTTGGGGTAAACTTTATTGGTGGATACAGTGCTCTTGTTGAAAAAGGATATCAGGGAAGTGACCTTGAACTTATCAAATCAATCCCTCAAGCTCTAGCTCAAACAGACTATGTTTGTTCTTCAGTTAATATCGGATCAACTAAGGCTGGGATTAATATGGACGCTGTAAAACTTATGGGTCAAACAGTTAAAGAGACAGCGGAAGCTTCTGATATGGGCTGTGCCAAGCTTGTTGTTTTTGCTAATGCTGTTGAGGATAATCCATTTATGGCTGGTGCCTTTCACGGGGTAGGTGAGGCTGATTGTGAGATTAATGTTGGTGTATCTGGTCCTGGTGTAGTTAAAAAGGCCCTTGAAAAGGTTAAGGGACAATCTTTTGATGTCGTTGCAGAAACTGTTAAAAAGACAGCCTTTAAAATTACTCGTATGGGTCAAATGGTAGGACGAATTGCATCAGAAAGACTCGGTGTTCCATTTGGAATTGTTGATTTATCCCTTGCTCCAACGCCAGCTGTAGGAGATAGCGTTGCACTAATTCTTGAAGAAATGGGTCTTGAGTCAGTTGGGACCCACGGAACAACTGCAGCTCTAGCTCTTTTAAATGATGCTGTCAAAAAAGGTGGGGTTATGGCCTGCAACCACGTTGGTGGACTATCAGGTGCTTTTATTCCTGTTTCAGAAGATGCTGGGATGATTAAGGCTGTTGAAACTGGTCATTTGAATCTTGAGAAACTTGAAGCGATGACTGCCATCTGTTCAGTAGGTCTTGATATGATTGCTATCCCTGGTGATACTAGGGCTGAAACCATTGCTGCTATGATTGCAGATGAGGCAGCGATTGGGGTTATTAACCACAAGACAACAGCTGTTAGGATTATTCCTGCCAAGGATACAGTAGTTGGAGATATGGTTGAATTTGGAGGTCTTTTAGGGACAGCTCCTGTAATGAAGGTAAATTCAGCCCAGTCTATTGACTTTATTGATCGTGGGGGAAGAATTCCTGCACCAATTCACTCATTTAAAAATTAA
- a CDS encoding ACT domain-containing protein: MIKTIEALLSNKPGVLDRVVSVLSRIQVNVLYLHVEVTEDPRYSKIQISFKENNPGEFELVVKQLQRQIDVLQIDGSDL; this comes from the coding sequence ATGATTAAAACAATTGAGGCCTTGCTGTCCAATAAACCAGGTGTTCTTGACCGCGTGGTCAGTGTCTTAAGTAGGATCCAGGTTAATGTTCTCTACCTTCATGTTGAGGTAACTGAGGATCCTAGATACTCTAAGATTCAAATATCATTTAAGGAAAATAATCCGGGTGAGTTTGAACTTGTTGTCAAACAGCTACAAAGGCAAATAGATGTCCTTCAAATTGACGGCTCAGATCTTTAA
- the infA gene encoding translation initiation factor IF-1, with protein sequence MAKDDVIEIEGKVIDTMPNAMFTVELENGHQVLATISGKMRKNYIRILTGDRVTVELSPYDLSRGRITYRFK encoded by the coding sequence GTGGCAAAAGATGATGTAATTGAAATCGAAGGTAAAGTAATTGATACTATGCCCAATGCGATGTTTACTGTTGAGCTTGAAAATGGCCATCAAGTTTTGGCTACTATTTCAGGTAAGATGCGTAAAAACTATATTCGTATTTTAACCGGTGACCGTGTTACCGTTGAGCTTAGTCCATATGACTTATCTCGTGGTCGCATTACATACCGCTTTAAATAA